Proteins from a single region of Fusobacterium varium:
- a CDS encoding PHP domain-containing protein, with amino-acid sequence MKVDLHLHDNKYSTDSHISIEEIVREAKRKGLDGIALTNHENPDVIKEIDELVKKYDFVIFPGVEYLTKDGDIVAFGIDKLPEEQMSAQEFIEYVDKFGGTCTAAHPYRTNNRGLEDKLYTVKGLTAIEGYNGSTSDYHNGLAVKAGKELGIQVIGSSDAHVVEKVGVYATLLPYKVKNVKELIEALKTNRCKPLKYVNNNYEIIE; translated from the coding sequence ATGAAAGTAGATTTACATTTGCATGATAATAAATATTCTACAGATAGTCACATATCTATAGAAGAGATAGTTAGAGAAGCAAAGAGAAAAGGACTTGATGGGATAGCACTTACAAATCATGAAAATCCAGATGTTATAAAAGAAATTGATGAGCTTGTAAAAAAATATGATTTTGTTATTTTTCCAGGGGTAGAGTATCTAACAAAGGATGGAGATATTGTTGCTTTTGGAATAGATAAACTGCCAGAAGAACAGATGAGTGCTCAAGAGTTTATTGAGTATGTAGATAAATTTGGTGGAACTTGTACAGCAGCTCACCCATATAGAACAAATAATAGAGGGTTAGAGGATAAACTATATACAGTTAAAGGACTTACAGCAATAGAGGGATACAATGGAAGTACAAGTGATTATCATAATGGATTAGCAGTTAAAGCAGGAAAGGAACTTGGAATACAAGTGATTGGTTCAAGTGATGCTCATGTAGTAGAAAAAGTTGGAGTATATGCAACACTTTTACCATACAAAGTTAAAAATGTAAAAGAGTTAATTGAAGCATTGAAAACTAATAGATGTAAACCTTTAAAATATGTAAATAATAACTATGAAATAATAGAGTAA
- the proC gene encoding pyrroline-5-carboxylate reductase — protein sequence MKKVGFIGCGNMGEAFLKGIINSLMVEINDIRVYDFLKGKEIEKKYGVKALDSEVAIAEECDIIFLAVKPNVYMDVIDEIKESINSTKVLIAMAPGITMEDILEETENTNSKIIRTMPNLPLMVQEGCVAYSFNENIEDEEKVYFKELFEKIGMAVEIKEELFDAVIGASGSSPAFMFMFIEALADAVVLEGLPRAAAYKLIGQTLIGAGKMFLESGKHPGELKDNVCSPGGTTIEGVKTLEENGFRGAIIKAVTDTIKKSKEMTLNNK from the coding sequence TGTGGAAACATGGGAGAAGCCTTTTTAAAGGGGATAATTAATTCTCTTATGGTTGAAATCAATGATATAAGAGTCTATGACTTTTTAAAAGGAAAAGAGATAGAAAAAAAGTATGGAGTAAAAGCATTAGATAGTGAAGTTGCTATTGCTGAAGAGTGTGATATTATTTTCTTAGCAGTAAAACCAAATGTATATATGGATGTTATTGATGAGATAAAAGAGAGTATCAATAGTACAAAGGTTCTTATTGCTATGGCTCCTGGAATAACTATGGAGGATATTTTAGAGGAAACAGAAAATACAAATAGCAAAATAATAAGAACTATGCCAAATCTACCTTTAATGGTTCAAGAGGGATGTGTTGCATATAGCTTTAATGAAAATATTGAAGATGAAGAAAAGGTATATTTTAAAGAGCTATTTGAAAAAATTGGAATGGCAGTAGAGATAAAAGAGGAACTTTTTGATGCTGTAATAGGAGCTTCAGGATCTTCACCAGCATTTATGTTTATGTTTATTGAGGCTCTTGCTGATGCTGTTGTATTAGAGGGGCTTCCTAGAGCAGCAGCTTATAAATTGATTGGACAAACTTTAATAGGAGCAGGAAAGATGTTCCTTGAAAGTGGAAAACACCCTGGAGAGTTAAAGGATAATGTATGTTCACCTGGTGGAACAACTATTGAAGGGGTAAAAACTTTAGAGGAAAATGGATTCAGAGGAGCAATAATAAAAGCTGTTACTGATACTATAAAAAAATCTAAAGAGATGACTTTAAATAATAAATAA